A portion of the Corticium candelabrum chromosome 5, ooCorCand1.1, whole genome shotgun sequence genome contains these proteins:
- the LOC134180010 gene encoding uncharacterized protein LOC134180010 isoform X2 — translation MASSARSASHVETDDDVWCVVRSNYVYLSDRLRFNSLFPNLLYERGFLSRGDIDALRSDFVTHDDKVRRLLIDVLSTRPPEMFPVFCDILKTVGQPHVVEQLTTTGNTQGIRRGPQDVGEMEMLKDQVVQLDREERKVTVQLEKERKRAEDEMCTAREEIRKAKEETSQARQETGQANIETKRERLKIVALEYEKSRCPASHHHQINDSLPSWTQWNVHMPHYRWPYNRMGEIEGRLVVGGYDGNLHVLTYKHDKWDMLSERMVT, via the exons ATGGCTTCATCTGCTCGTTCTGCTTCTCATGTTGAGACAGACGACGATGTATGGTGTGTTGTGAGAAGCAACTATGTCTACCTATCTGATCGTCTCCGTTTCAACTCTCTCTTCCCCAATCTTCTGTATGAACGAGGATTTCTGTCGAGAGGTGATATAGACGCTCTTCGCAGCGACTTTGTCACTCACGACGACAAGGTTCGTCGTCTACTCATCGATGTCTTGTCGACGAGACCGCCAGAAATGTTTCCTGTTTTCTGCGACATCCTCAAAACAGTCGGACAACCACACGTTGTAGAACAACTGACGACAACGGGGAATACCCAGGGGATACGAAGAGGCCCCCAAG ATGTTGGAGAGATGGAAATGCTGAAAGATCAGGTGGTACAGTTGGACAGAGAGGAGAGAAAGGTGACGGTGCAATTGGAGAAGGAAAGAAAACGAGCGGAGGATGAGATGTGTACAGCAAGAGAAGAAATCAGGAAAGCAAAAGAGGAAACAAGCCAAGCAAGACAAGAAACTGGACAAGCAAATATTGAAACAAAGAGAGAACGGCTGAAGATTGTGGCACTTGAATATGAAAAGTCAAGGTGTCCTGCtagtcatcatcatcag atcaatgacagtctgCCATCATGGACACAGTGGAATGTACACATGCCTCATTACAGGTGGCCATATAATAGAATGGGAGAGATTGAAGGCAGACTAGTGGTAGGAGGTTATGATGGTAATCTGCATGTTCTCACTTATAAACATGATAAGTGGGACATGTTGTCAGAAAGAATGGTCACATGA
- the LOC134180010 gene encoding uncharacterized protein LOC134180010 isoform X1: MASSARSASHVETDDDVWCVVRSNYVYLSDRLRFNSLFPNLLYERGFLSRGDIDALRSDFVTHDDKVRRLLIDVLSTRPPEMFPVFCDILKTVGQPHVVEQLTTTGNTQGIRRGPQVAATDVGEMEMLKDQVVQLDREERKVTVQLEKERKRAEDEMCTAREEIRKAKEETSQARQETGQANIETKRERLKIVALEYEKSRCPASHHHQINDSLPSWTQWNVHMPHYRWPYNRMGEIEGRLVVGGYDGNLHVLTYKHDKWDMLSERMVT; encoded by the exons ATGGCTTCATCTGCTCGTTCTGCTTCTCATGTTGAGACAGACGACGATGTATGGTGTGTTGTGAGAAGCAACTATGTCTACCTATCTGATCGTCTCCGTTTCAACTCTCTCTTCCCCAATCTTCTGTATGAACGAGGATTTCTGTCGAGAGGTGATATAGACGCTCTTCGCAGCGACTTTGTCACTCACGACGACAAGGTTCGTCGTCTACTCATCGATGTCTTGTCGACGAGACCGCCAGAAATGTTTCCTGTTTTCTGCGACATCCTCAAAACAGTCGGACAACCACACGTTGTAGAACAACTGACGACAACGGGGAATACCCAGGGGATACGAAGAGGCCCCCAAG TTGCTGCTACAGATGTTGGAGAGATGGAAATGCTGAAAGATCAGGTGGTACAGTTGGACAGAGAGGAGAGAAAGGTGACGGTGCAATTGGAGAAGGAAAGAAAACGAGCGGAGGATGAGATGTGTACAGCAAGAGAAGAAATCAGGAAAGCAAAAGAGGAAACAAGCCAAGCAAGACAAGAAACTGGACAAGCAAATATTGAAACAAAGAGAGAACGGCTGAAGATTGTGGCACTTGAATATGAAAAGTCAAGGTGTCCTGCtagtcatcatcatcag atcaatgacagtctgCCATCATGGACACAGTGGAATGTACACATGCCTCATTACAGGTGGCCATATAATAGAATGGGAGAGATTGAAGGCAGACTAGTGGTAGGAGGTTATGATGGTAATCTGCATGTTCTCACTTATAAACATGATAAGTGGGACATGTTGTCAGAAAGAATGGTCACATGA
- the LOC134180584 gene encoding ankyrin repeat and SOCS box protein 13-like produces the protein MITVACDDGYPIHLACHYSSLDVIRLLISHYSSLNKFNSFGCTPLMVCCQSGQYEAVQLLLDARAGPNLVSPISKETAMHWAVNRRDLQRVWLLLQFGGGQRTRKDGLSVHDTATDG, from the coding sequence ATGATAACTGTCGCATGTGATGATGGATATCCCATCCACTTGGCATGTCATTACTCCAGTCTCGACGTCATCAGACTGCTCATCTCTCACTATTCATCACTCAACAAATTTAACAGTTTTGGTTGCACACCTCTAATGGTCTGCTGTCAGTCAGGTCAATACGAGGCTGTACAGTTATTGTTAGATGCCCGTGCCGGTCCTAACCTAGTGAGCCCTATTAGTAAGGaaactgcaatgcattggGCTGTTAATCGTCGGGATCTACAAAGGGTGTGGCTGCTGCTTCAATTTGGTGGTGGTCAAAGAACACGAAAGGACGGTCTGAGTGTGCATGACACCGCGACAGATGGCTGA
- the LOC134180585 gene encoding dual oxidase maturation factor 1-like, which produces MAVLLLCTSDTHNNIKIFIANQLNREFRDAQWRGMPLPILWIAEYFTLDGENIRWNRGYREAGFYTHGLLWSAFGLWLIVNFLFLYSPRIGCYMWGLTGVILLTSVIMYTGIIYKWPELKIPFRDGDLELNYGWSFWLIAASGMFCIISFLALFVLDWRWPLLFMSLFDLTNEDCLLLEEDSQENAPLTLAPQRPRSVQKSRSQHSQIKPMYSVEDVTIENTSTCTLSGRTSQLTSSAVEMEVFVAKSSEDSI; this is translated from the exons ATGGCTGTTCTT CTGCTATGTACATCTGATACTCATAACaacattaaaatatttatagcCAATCAACTCAACAGAGAATTTCGAGATGCTCAATGGCGAGGTATGCCTCTACCCATTTTATGGATTGCAGAATATTTCACTTTAGATGGAGAAAACATTCGCTGGAACAGAGGATACCGAGAAGCTGGATTCTACACTCATGGCTTGCTCTG GAGTGCATTTGGTTTATGGCTGAttgtcaattttctttttttgtATTCTCCTCGAATTGGTTGTTATATGTGGGGTCTTACTGGCGTCATTTTACTCACATCAGTGATTATGTATACTGGCATTATTTACAAATGGCCTGAGCTAAAAATTCCATTCCGAGATGGAGATTTAGAGCTGAATTATGGCTGGAGTTTCTGGCTCATTGCTGCTTCAGGAATGTTTTGTATTATTTCTTTTCTTGCTCTGTTTGTTCTCGATTGGAGATGGCCACTGCTCTTCATGTCACTATTTGACTTGACGAATGAAGACTGCTTGCTGCTTGAAGAAGATTCACAAGAAAATGCTCCTCTTACACTTGCACCTCAAAGACCCAGATCTGTTCAAAAATCGAGAAGTCAACATTCCCAAATCAAGCCTATGTATTCTGTTGAGGACGTTACTATTGAAAACACTTCTACATGCACACTCAGTGGCAGGACATCACAACTGACCAGCAGCGCTGTAGAAATGGAAGTTTTTGTTGCAAAATCCTCAGAAGACTCGATATAA
- the LOC134180333 gene encoding dual oxidase maturation factor 1-like isoform X1 produces the protein MIVAFFDAFRSKPYPTLYGASQTAVTEDKLVVGLVVAIGVLGFTLLVVSPAIRGRKALVYFLKVGASLFVGCTIIVGNYGYGWQTGTIKTRTAYKAFTDHEVAAQVGLHVGLRGINITLKGEPEHQLKEQINYNEQFSWGWQQFRIGFGPYVYSAK, from the exons ATGATTGTAGCCTTCTTTGACGCCTTTCGCAGCAAGCCATATCCTACTCTGTACGGTGCTAGCCAGACGGCAGTTACTGAAGACAAACTCGTAGTTGGTCTTGTGGTAGCCATTGGTGTTCTCGGCTTTACTCTTCTTGTCGTCTCTCCAGCAATCCGTGGAAGAAAG GCTCTAGTCTACTTCCTAAAAGTCGGAGCATCTCTTTTCGTCGGCTGCACCATCATCG TTGGTAACTATGGTTACGGTTGGCAAACCGGAACAATCAAGACGCGCACAGCGTACAAGGCATTTACTGATCATGAAGTTGCTGCTCAAGTTGGACTGCACGTTGGCCTGCGAGGAATCAACATCACATTGAAAG GTGAGCCAGAACATCAACTAAAAGAACAGATTAACTACAACGAACAATTTTCCTGGGGATGGCAGCAATTTAGGATTGGATTTGGACCCTATG TCTATAGTGCCAAATAA
- the LOC134180333 gene encoding dual oxidase maturation factor 1-like isoform X2, with protein sequence MIVAFFDAFRSKPYPTLYGASQTAVTEDKLVVGLVVAIGVLGFTLLVVSPAIRGRKALVYFLKVGASLFVGCTIIVGNYGYGWQTGTIKTRTAYKAFTDHEVAAQVGLHVGLRGINITLKGEPEHQLKEQINYNEQFSWGWQQFRIGFGPYV encoded by the exons ATGATTGTAGCCTTCTTTGACGCCTTTCGCAGCAAGCCATATCCTACTCTGTACGGTGCTAGCCAGACGGCAGTTACTGAAGACAAACTCGTAGTTGGTCTTGTGGTAGCCATTGGTGTTCTCGGCTTTACTCTTCTTGTCGTCTCTCCAGCAATCCGTGGAAGAAAG GCTCTAGTCTACTTCCTAAAAGTCGGAGCATCTCTTTTCGTCGGCTGCACCATCATCG TTGGTAACTATGGTTACGGTTGGCAAACCGGAACAATCAAGACGCGCACAGCGTACAAGGCATTTACTGATCATGAAGTTGCTGCTCAAGTTGGACTGCACGTTGGCCTGCGAGGAATCAACATCACATTGAAAG GTGAGCCAGAACATCAACTAAAAGAACAGATTAACTACAACGAACAATTTTCCTGGGGATGGCAGCAATTTAGGATTGGATTTGGACCCTATG tgtga